One Dromiciops gliroides isolate mDroGli1 chromosome 3, mDroGli1.pri, whole genome shotgun sequence DNA segment encodes these proteins:
- the TIMM50 gene encoding mitochondrial import inner membrane translocase subunit TIM50, with amino-acid sequence MAASVAAVALPSRLQGGHWLRLRPQFGLVPLPRSLCARMVTPPRGPGQSHIQDLPLPTHRKQPPQPQKQQGPSYAKKLAIWLAGLLGAGGTVSIIYVFGNNSVDENGVKIPDEFDNDPVLVQQLRRTYKYFKDYRQMIIEPTSPCLLPDPLREPYYQPPYTLVLELTGVLLHPEWSLATGWRFKKRPGIETLFQQLAPLYEIVIFTSETGMTAFPLIDSVDPHGFISYRLFRDATRYMDGHHIKDISCLNRDPARVVVVDCKKEAFRLQPNNGVALRPWDGNSDDRTLLDLSAFLKTIALNGVEDVRTVLENYALEEDPLEAFKQRQSRLEQEEQQRMADLAKTTKQSLFFSSLTSRLWPRSKQP; translated from the exons ATGGCGGCCTCGGTGGCGGCGGTGGCGCTGCCCTCACGCCTGCAGGGCGGGCACTGGCTGCGGCTGCGGCCCCAGTTCGGACTCGTGCCCTTACCCAGGTCTTTGTGCGCGCGGATGGTGACTCCACCGCGCGGTCCAGGACAG AGCCATATACAAGACTTACCTTTGCCCACACATCGCAAGCAGCCACCACAGCCGCAGAAGCAGCAGGGCCCCAGCTATGCCAAGAAGCTGGCCATCTGGCTGGCAGGGCTCCTCGGGGCCGGGGGAACCGTGAGCATCATTTATGTCTTCG GAAACAACTCTGTGGATGAGAATGGCGTGAAG ATTCCAGATGAGTTTGACAATG ATCCCGTGTTGGTTCAGCAGCTCCGGCGAACATACAAGTATTTTAAGGATTATCGACAG ATGATCATTGAGCCCACCAGCCCCTGCCTCCTACCAGACCCTCTGCGAGAACCATATTACCAACCCCCATATACGCTTGTCTTGGAGCTGACGGGTGTCCTGCTGCATCCTGAGTGGTCG CTGGCCACAGGTTGGCGGTTCAAGAAGCGCCCAGGCATCGAGACCCTCTTTCAGCAGCTTGCCCCACTCTACGAGATTGTGATCTTCACCTCAGAAACTGGCATG ACAGCATTCCCCCTCATCGACAGCGTGGACCCCCATGGCTTTATCTCCTACAGACTCTTCCGGGACGCTACACGCTACATGGATGGGCACCATATCAAG GACATCTCCTGCCTGAACAGAGACCCAGCACGAGTGGTGGTCGTCGACTGTAAGAAGGAGGCCTTCAGGCTTCAGCCTAACAATGGTGTGGCGTTGCGACCCTGGGATGGGAACTCTGATGACAGGACCCTGCTCGACCTGTCCGCCTTCCTCAAGA cCATTGCTCTGAATGGGGTGGAGGATGTCCGGACAGTCCTGGAAAACTATGCTCTAGAGGAGGACCCGCTGGAGGCCTTCAAACAGCGGCAGTCACGCTTGGAGCAG gagGAGCAGCAGCGCATGGCTGACCTGGCCAAGACCACCAAACAGAGCCTTTTCTTTAGTTCTCTCACCAGCCGTCTCTGGCCCCGATCCAAACAGCCCTGA